The genome window ACCTGCTGGGCGACGGCTTCGGGCTGGCCGACCACGCGCGGCACCTCGACGCTCGAACCCGTGCCGAGCCACCACGCGGTGAGCCCGATCAGCGCGGCCAGCGCGACCACGGCACCGGCCCACGCGCCGAAGACACGCGAGCCGCGCCGACGCTCGTCGGAGTGCCGGGTGCGGGCCGGGGCGGGTGGCGGCGGGGTCTCGGCGCCGACCGCGGCCATCTCGTGCGTCTCGTCGGCGTCGGGTCCCGGGCGCTGCAGCGCGCGGGTGCCCTGTGGGCCGCCGGACGCGCCGTGCGCCGCCGGGACGGGCGGGAACTGGTCGGTCGGCGGGCCGTCGTCCACGGCGACCCGCGCCGTCTTCTCCTCGCTGGCCGGCACGGGCACGCCCACCAGCTCGATGCCCAGGTTCGCCCGCACCTGCCGCACCTCGCTGAGGAACGACGCGGCGTCGGCGGGCCGCACCGCGGGATCGCGGCGGGTGGCGCGCAGCACCAGGTCGTCGATGGCGGGCGGCAGCTCCGGCACCCGCTCGCTCGGGGCCGGGACGTCGTCGTTGACGTGCCGGTACGCCACCGAGAGCGCCGTGTCGCCGACGTAGGGCGGCTCGCCGGTCAGCATCTCGTAGAGCACGACCCCGGCGGCGTAGATGTCGGTGCGGCTGTCGGCCGCTCCGGTGGTGACCTGCTCCGGCGAGAGATACGCCACGGTGCCCAGGATCACGCTGCCGCTGGTGGTGCCGGCCGACGCCGCGGCGCGGACCAGCCCGAAGTCGGCGACCTTGACCGAACCGTCCAGCCCGATCAGCACGTTCTCCGGCTTGATGTCGCGGTGCACCATGGCGGCGCGGTGCGCGGCTCCCAGCGCCGAGAGCATCGGCTCGAGCACGCTCAGCGCCATCGGCAGCGACAGGCGGCCCTGGTCGCGCATCAGGTCGCGCAGGGTGCACCCCTCGACCAGCTGCATCACCAGGTAGACCTGGTCACCGTCGATCTCGCGGTCCACGCCCTGGTCGTAGACCGCGACGACGTCGGGGTGGTGCAGCTTCGCCGCGGAGCGGGCCTCCAGCTCGAAGCGGGCGACGAACGAGCGGTCGCCGGAGTAATGCGGGTCCATCACCTTGAGCGCGACCGGCCGGTCGAGGCGGGTGTCGAGGCCGCGGTAGACCGCCGACATGCCGCCCCGGGCGATGAGCGAGTCCACCCGGTAGCGGCGCTCGAGCATGCTCCCGACCAGGTTGGTGCCCCGGCCGGGCCGTGTCGTCTCAGGCGTCATGTCTGCTCCGCCGCCGCTCGACGGGCGGTGCGTGGGGGTCGCCGTGTGTCACGTAGCTGATGGTAGGAGAGGACGTGACCCGTCCGGTGCACGGCATCTGCGTCGGCGATGTGGCATCGTGTGGGGTGTGAGTGCGATCCCCGCCGCCCCGGATGTGCTCGCTCCCGATGTGGAGGTGATCCCGCTGCCCGACGTCGCCGAGCGACTCGGTCAGCCGGTTACCCGGGTGCACCAGCTGATTCGTGACGGTCATCTGCTCGCCGTGCGCCGTGACGGCGTGCTCGGCGTTCCGACGGTGTTCCTCGCAGGCGACGCGGTGGTGAAGGGCCTCGGTGGCACCATCACCCTGCTCAGGGACAACGGCTACAACGCCGACGAGATCCTGCGCTGGCTGTTCACCGCCGACGACACCTTGCCCGGCACCCCGATCGACGCGTTGCGCGGCGATCGCGGCCGCGAGGTCAAGCGCCGCGCCCAGGCGATGGGCTTCTGAGCAGCGCCGCGGCGACACCGTCGAGCTGATCTGAACCGCAGGCGTTCGCACGCCTGCCCCTGAACCACGCGCCGGACCGGCGATCCGCCGGTCCGGCCTCTCGCGTGCCCGTGAACGACGAGCCACCTGTGGATGCTGCGTCGCTCGTGAACAGCGCGCCGCCCGTGGACGTCGCGGTGCCTGTGGATGCTGCGTCGCTCGTGAACAGCGCGCCGCTCGTGGTTGCTGCGCCGCCCGTGAACGACGAGCCGCCCGTGCACACCGCGCCGCCCGTGGACGTTGCGGTGCCTGTGGAGGTTGCGGTGCGGTGAACACCGCGCCGCCCGTGAACGCGGTCTCGCCGCAGTCCTGACGACGCCCCTCGGACGTGTTCACGCCCCCGCAACCGTGGTCGCGCAATCGTGCGTTCGTGTTGCCTCACAGGTGTGTTCCGGGTGGAATTCACCTCGTTTATCCCGTAATTCAAACGTGATGTCACATCCGGCTGCTGGAATCTGATCCAGGGGTCAGGTCCGGCAATTCATCGCCCGGCTGGGGAGGCAGTGGGAACGTGCGCCCGCTCGAATCGGCATTCAGTGGTGTGATCCATACTACGCTATTCATGTTCCCGGTGGCGGTTGTGGCCGCCGTCGTCGCCGTGCTAGTGCGTTGTCGCTGGTTGCAGGTGATGCACGCGATTCGTGTTTCCGTCGTCGACATCGCCTTGGCATATTCGACGCTGCTTGTCGTCCATCTGGTGGCAATTCCGCAGCCGGTGGTGGCCGAAAACGCCGTTCGACTGGTACCGGGAACGGATCTGGGGGTGGCGGTGCAAGCCGCGCCAGGGGATATCGAACCCTGGCTGCAATTGCTCGGAAATCTGCTGCTGCTGTTGCCGTTGGGCGCGTTGCTGCCGTTGCGGCTGGCCGCGGTGGACACCTGCGCGAAGGCCGCCCTCGTCGTCCTCGCGGCCACCTGCTGCATCGAACTGGTGCAGTACGCGTTGCTGACCGGCCGGGTCGTCTCGGCCGACGACGTCCTGCTCAACACCGCGGGTGGCCTGGCGGGAGCGTTGCTGTCGCGGCGCTGGTGGGCCGACTTCCGGGTCCCGCGGCTGCGGCAGGCGGCCGCGCGGGCACGTGCCGCCGCCGCGCTGCGGCCCCAGTACGCCCGTCCGCACAGCGGCTGACGAGGGGCCCCGCGGCATCAGCGGGTGAGCGCAGCCGCTCACCCGGTGATGCGCTGGGCGGCGAGCCTGCCCGAGATCAGCACCGGCGGCACGCCTACGCCCGGTGTGGTGCCCGAACCGGCCAGCACCACGTTGTCCAGCCCCCGCACCAGGTTGCGCGGCCGGAACGGGCCGGTCTGGGCGAAGGTGTGCGCGGCGGAGAACGGCGTGCCCGCGGCGTGCCCCTGTGCCGCCCAGTCCAGCGGGGTGACCAGCCGCCGCACCTCGACCGAGTCGGCGAACCCGGTGAACCCGCGGCGCTCGAGGACCGCGAGGAGCTCGTCGGCGTAGGCGGGGCCGATCCGCTCCCAGTCGATCCGGCCCGCGGCCAGGTTCGGGCACGGCGCGAGCACGTAGTGCAGTTCGCGGCCCGGCGGCGCCAGCGACGCGTCGGTGGCGGTGGGCCGGGTGACCAGCAGCGACGGGTCCGACATCAGCGCGCCCTCGCGGATGATCTCGGTGAAGGTGCGGTCCCACGCCGCGCCGAAGGAGATGGTGTGGTGGGCGGTGCCGGGCCAGCTGCGGGTCGTCCCGGCGTGCAGGACCAGCGCCGACGGCGACCAGCGCAGCCGGCGGCGCGGGGCGGCGCCCAGCAGGCGGTAGGTGACCGGCAGGTCCGGGGTCATGACCACGGCGTCGACGCTGATCCGCTCCCCGCCCGAGGTGGTCGCGGCGGTGATCCGGTCGCCGCGGCGTTCCAGGCCGGTGATCTCGGTGCCGTACCGGAAACCCACACCGGCATCGCGCGCCGCGTCGGCCATGGCGGCGGGCACGGCGTGCATCCCGCCGCGCGGGAACCACACGCCGTTGACGGTGTCCATGTAGGAGATGACCGAGTACAACGCCAGTGCCCGGCGGGGGTCCAGGCCGGCGTAGAGCGCCTGGAAGGAGAACACCCGCCGCAGGCGCTCGTCGCGCAGGTACCGGCCGATGGCCGGGCCGAGCCTGCCGAACCCGCCGAGCGCGGTCAGCCGCGCCAGCTCCGGCGACACCAGGTCCAGCGGCGAGTCGAAGTTCGCGTCGATGAACCGCCGCATCTCGGCCCGGTACACCGCGGTCAGCCAGCGCCGCAGCCGCCGGTACCCGGCCGCCTCCTCCGCGCCAGCGAAGCGGCGGACCTCGTCCTCCATCGCCTCCGCGTCGGTGTGCACGTCCAGCGCCGACCCGTCGGCGAACCGGGCCCGGTACGCGGGCCGCAGCGGCACTAGGTCGAGGCGTTCCCGCAGGGACGAGCCGACCGCGGCCAAGGCGTCGTCGACCAGCTCGGGCATCGTCAGCACGGTCGGGCCGGTGTCGATCCGGTAGCCGTCGACGCGCAGCGTCCCGGCCCGGCCGCCGGGGGTGGACTCGCGCTCGACCACGGTCACCCGGCGTCCGGCGCCGGCCAGGTGCAGCGCCGCCGACAGTCCCGCCAGCCCCGCCCCGACGACCAGGACGTGGTCCACGGGACCGCTGACGCGCCGCATCAGCGGTTCCGGTCGGTGACCGCCACGGCCAGCTCCGCCAGCCGCGACGCGGCGGGCTCGGCCAGCCCGACGCCGTGCAGCGCGGCCATCGCGGTGCCGGTGAGCTCGGTGATGCGGCGTTCGACGGCGTCGACCGCGCCGAGCCGCCGCAGGGCCTCCCTGCTCTGCTCGACGCGCTTCTCGTCCAGGTTCTCGTCGCCCAGCACACCGCGCAGCAGGTCGAGGGCGTCCTGGTCGCCCTGCCCCTGGGCGCTTTCCAGGGCCTCGGCGATCAGCAGGGTCCGCTTGCCCTCGCGCAGGTCGTCGCCCGCGGGCTTGCCGGTGACCTCGGGGTCGCCGAACACGCCGAGCAGGTCGTCGCGGAGCTGGAAGGCGACGCCGATGTCGCTGCCGAAACGCCGCAGCGCCTCCAGCGCGGTCTCGTCGGCACCGGCGAGCTCCGCGCCGAGCTCCAACGGGCGCTGGACGGTGTAGGAGGCCGACTTCAGCTCGTCGATGCGCAGCGCGGCCTGCGGTGTCTCGTCACCGCGAACCGGACCCAGCAGGTCCAGGTACTGGCCGGCGAGGACCTCGGTGCGCATCGCCCGCCACGGGCGCAGGCCGCGCGCCATGGCCTCCGGCGGCAGGCCGGAGGCGTGCAGCATGTCGTCGGCCCACGCCAGGGCCAGGTCGCCGAGCAGGATCGCGGCGGCCATGCCGAACTGGCGGTCCTCGCCGTTCCAGCGCTGCTGCCGGTGCAGCGCGGCGAACGCCTGGTGCACGGTCGGGTTGCCGCGGCGGGTGTCGGAGTCGTCGATCAGGTCGTCGTGGACCAGGGCGCACGCCTGCAGCAGCTCCAGCGAGCTCGCGGCGCGCAGCATCGCCTGCGCCCGGGGGCCGTCGGCCGCACCGCCCGCGGCGCGCCATCCCCACCACGCGAAGGTGGGTCGGATGCGCTTGCCGCCGCCCAGGACGAAACGCACGAGCTCGTCCACCGCCGTCGCGAAAGCCGCGTCGAGCTCGCGGCTCTGGTCTCGGCGGGTCTGCAGGTAGTCGGTCAGGGTCTGCTGCACCCGACCGGGCAGATCTGCTTCCACGACAGCGTCCTCGGCGGTGGCTTGCTCACGGGCCAAATGCGGTACAGGCACCTCACCATCCTCTTCGATGGCGGGTGCGGCATCCCGTCCACCCTGCTCGTGTGCGGGCTGTGACCAGCGCGAACCCGGAGCGTAGCGATGCTTCGCGGGGTTGCCCCGGCCGTCTGCTTCCCTGGCCCCGACGGGTGCCACGACTCCGGCTGCCGCTCTCCCGGCGCTTACGCTTTCCCCATGACGGCGGTGGTGGACCGGCTGGCCGGCGGGCGCACGGGTTTCTCGGTGGAGTTCTTCCCGCCGCGCGACGACGAGGAGGAGCGCATCCTCTGGCGCGCGGTGCGCGAGCTCGAACCGCTGGACCCGGCCTTCGTGTCGGTGACCTACGGCGCGGGCGGCTCCAGCCGCGACCGCACGATCCGGACCACCGGCCGGATCGCCCAGGAGACCACCCTGACACCGGTCGCGCACCTGACCGCCGTGAACCACTCGGTGGCCGAGCTGCGCAACGTCATCGGCTGGTACGCCGCCGTCGGAGTGTGCAACGTGCTGGCCATCCGCGGCGACCCGCCGGGCGATCCCAACGGCGAGTGGGTGACGCACCCGGACGGCCTGACCTACGCCGAGGAGCTGGTGCGGCTGGTGCGCGAGCTGGGCGACTTCTGCGTCGGCGTCGCGGCGTTCCCGCACGGGCACCCGCGCTCGACCTGCCTCGACACCGACGTCGAGCACCTGGTGCGCAAGATCCAGACCGGGGCCGAGTTCGCCGTCGCGCAGCTGTTCCTGGAACCGGAGCACTTCCTGCGGCTGCGCGACCGGATGGCGGAGCGGGGCTGCGACGTGCCGCTGCTGCCGGGCATCATGCCGATCACCACGCCCCGCGTCCTGGGCAAGTTCGGCGAGCTGTCGGGCGCGCCGGTGCCGCCCGCGGTGCTGGAACGCCTGGAGCCGCTCGCCGGCGACGCGGCGGCGTTCCGCGCCGAAGGCGTGGAGCTGGCGACGGAGCTGTGCGAGCGGCTGATCGCCGAGGGCGTGCCCGCGCTGCACTTCTACACGCTCAACCGCTCGAAGGCCACGCGGCAGGTCGTGGCCAACCTGGGCCTGTTGCCGGCGCGCGCCTGAGCACGCCCGGCCGAAAACCGTTCACCTGGCTCGCCGCTGCCCTCCACAATGGGCCGGTGGCGCGAAGCAGGAGGTGGTGAGCGTGTCCCGGCCCGCCGTGATCGCCGACATGGACGGCACGCTGGTCGACGTGAGCGGTATCCGCCACCACGTGACCGGACCGGAGCGCAACTTCGCCGCCTTCCACGCCGCCTCGATCGACTGCCCGCCCAACCCCGGCGTCGTCGCCGAGGTGCGCGAACACGCCGCGCTCGGTCGCGACGTCGTCGTGGTCACCGGCCGCTCCCGCCGGTGGGAGCGGCTGAGCTCGATGTGGCTGGCGCTGCACGACGTGCCGACCGACGCCCTGTTCATGCGCCGTGACGGCGACTACCGGCCGGACTACGAGGTCAAGCGCGACATCCTGGCGGGCAT of Saccharopolyspora erythraea contains these proteins:
- the pknB gene encoding Stk1 family PASTA domain-containing Ser/Thr kinase yields the protein MTPETTRPGRGTNLVGSMLERRYRVDSLIARGGMSAVYRGLDTRLDRPVALKVMDPHYSGDRSFVARFELEARSAAKLHHPDVVAVYDQGVDREIDGDQVYLVMQLVEGCTLRDLMRDQGRLSLPMALSVLEPMLSALGAAHRAAMVHRDIKPENVLIGLDGSVKVADFGLVRAAASAGTTSGSVILGTVAYLSPEQVTTGAADSRTDIYAAGVVLYEMLTGEPPYVGDTALSVAYRHVNDDVPAPSERVPELPPAIDDLVLRATRRDPAVRPADAASFLSEVRQVRANLGIELVGVPVPASEEKTARVAVDDGPPTDQFPPVPAAHGASGGPQGTRALQRPGPDADETHEMAAVGAETPPPPAPARTRHSDERRRGSRVFGAWAGAVVALAALIGLTAWWLGTGSSVEVPRVVGQPEAVAQQVLSQAELPVSVVREHHNTVPEGTVISSTPKEGTKTVTGKEVQLVVSLGRPKVPSIAEGATVEEAKSALLDAKLRPELNESVDRYHPSVPEGRVIGVQPGPGTALDISSPVTLVVSKGPQPVNVPDVRGMSKDEAFATLRNAGLEPYEAAQRFDADVEAGHVISTDPAIGEQVLLTGTTRVGVVLSNAVTVPDFGRFTVDQAKSEAARLGLNLEVHQWWPRPDAVIFGQLPFAGKRVEPGSSVQVSAF
- a CDS encoding Rv2175c family DNA-binding protein, which produces MSAIPAAPDVLAPDVEVIPLPDVAERLGQPVTRVHQLIRDGHLLAVRRDGVLGVPTVFLAGDAVVKGLGGTITLLRDNGYNADEILRWLFTADDTLPGTPIDALRGDRGREVKRRAQAMGF
- a CDS encoding VanZ family protein codes for the protein MRPLESAFSGVIHTTLFMFPVAVVAAVVAVLVRCRWLQVMHAIRVSVVDIALAYSTLLVVHLVAIPQPVVAENAVRLVPGTDLGVAVQAAPGDIEPWLQLLGNLLLLLPLGALLPLRLAAVDTCAKAALVVLAATCCIELVQYALLTGRVVSADDVLLNTAGGLAGALLSRRWWADFRVPRLRQAAARARAAAALRPQYARPHSG
- the crtI gene encoding phytoene desaturase family protein; amino-acid sequence: MRRVSGPVDHVLVVGAGLAGLSAALHLAGAGRRVTVVERESTPGGRAGTLRVDGYRIDTGPTVLTMPELVDDALAAVGSSLRERLDLVPLRPAYRARFADGSALDVHTDAEAMEDEVRRFAGAEEAAGYRRLRRWLTAVYRAEMRRFIDANFDSPLDLVSPELARLTALGGFGRLGPAIGRYLRDERLRRVFSFQALYAGLDPRRALALYSVISYMDTVNGVWFPRGGMHAVPAAMADAARDAGVGFRYGTEITGLERRGDRITAATTSGGERISVDAVVMTPDLPVTYRLLGAAPRRRLRWSPSALVLHAGTTRSWPGTAHHTISFGAAWDRTFTEIIREGALMSDPSLLVTRPTATDASLAPPGRELHYVLAPCPNLAAGRIDWERIGPAYADELLAVLERRGFTGFADSVEVRRLVTPLDWAAQGHAAGTPFSAAHTFAQTGPFRPRNLVRGLDNVVLAGSGTTPGVGVPPVLISGRLAAQRITG
- a CDS encoding polyprenyl synthetase family protein: MEADLPGRVQQTLTDYLQTRRDQSRELDAAFATAVDELVRFVLGGGKRIRPTFAWWGWRAAGGAADGPRAQAMLRAASSLELLQACALVHDDLIDDSDTRRGNPTVHQAFAALHRQQRWNGEDRQFGMAAAILLGDLALAWADDMLHASGLPPEAMARGLRPWRAMRTEVLAGQYLDLLGPVRGDETPQAALRIDELKSASYTVQRPLELGAELAGADETALEALRRFGSDIGVAFQLRDDLLGVFGDPEVTGKPAGDDLREGKRTLLIAEALESAQGQGDQDALDLLRGVLGDENLDEKRVEQSREALRRLGAVDAVERRITELTGTAMAALHGVGLAEPAASRLAELAVAVTDRNR
- the metF gene encoding methylenetetrahydrofolate reductase [NAD(P)H], producing MTAVVDRLAGGRTGFSVEFFPPRDDEEERILWRAVRELEPLDPAFVSVTYGAGGSSRDRTIRTTGRIAQETTLTPVAHLTAVNHSVAELRNVIGWYAAVGVCNVLAIRGDPPGDPNGEWVTHPDGLTYAEELVRLVRELGDFCVGVAAFPHGHPRSTCLDTDVEHLVRKIQTGAEFAVAQLFLEPEHFLRLRDRMAERGCDVPLLPGIMPITTPRVLGKFGELSGAPVPPAVLERLEPLAGDAAAFRAEGVELATELCERLIAEGVPALHFYTLNRSKATRQVVANLGLLPARA